Proteins encoded by one window of Crassostrea angulata isolate pt1a10 chromosome 9, ASM2561291v2, whole genome shotgun sequence:
- the LOC128162764 gene encoding uncharacterized protein LOC128162764 has product MRYVQYGIMPGHKKDYFLCILCSKRTKPSDRRKINQNIRKYLRRKFLIEAPSENSVICNRCRHVYRTETQETKRSDVCTHVACTSVLSSEDQNKQKRSMSSPPSVSLPLASTAKSHAYCCVCKKPGPKLVVVAAERRTAVFVEKNILIPPGNRCCPAHLHDGMFTSDAVKQLQTTENSFVNRTTITDLLQQMRLLCQRNEKQCLDFDDAKALTDTDYKSLLGITKANFRELCDSVEGLIKNTPARSLTTSVAIFFCKMKTGLSNVILSTLFRTSKSSLRRAISAVRKALLIKFVPENLGFTHISREEIINKHTRPLAQTLFGSIEKNQVILVLDGTYIYVNKSNNFHFQRRSYSIHKGRPLIKPMVVVTTTGYFVSILGPYLADRSNNDASILSHIINSNAESIRSWLNEDDVFVVDRGFRDALPLLADLGIQAEMPTFLKAGQKQMSTEDANMSRLVTKVRWVVESSNARIKRWRYLDRVLPTNQIPNIGDYVRIVCAVSNKFSPPLSSCTSKDEDDAEAAKMLHLSKQVNHLKTFVDENGLQRKTAVWKSASEVDLESFPRLDDEELRNLTCGTYQLKLSSSYMQEHLDGESDIYFHEEDNTLLRAKIQSRHISSKKYQLWIHYSESTVESWYCTCRAGARVVGMCSHIAAVIWYLSSARYGSDKSLGVRDWCKHVLDAADIPASVDESDSDSGESLPEE; this is encoded by the exons ATGAG ATATGTTCAATATGGCATAATGCCTGGTCATAAAAAAGACTACTTTTTGTGCATACTTTGCTCAAAGAGAACAAAACCGTCAGacagaagaaaaataaatcagaacATCAGGAAGTATCTGCGAAGGAAATTCCTTATTGAGGCTCCTTCAGAAAACTCTGTAATATGCAACAGATGCCGCCATGTGTATAGAACTGAAACACAAGAAACTAAAAGATCAGATGTGTGTACCCATGTTGCATGTACCTCAGTGTTATCATCAGAGGACCAAAACAAACAGAAGAGAAGCATGTCAAGCCCACCATCTGTGTCGCTTCCCCTGGCCTCCACTGCTAAATCTCATGCATATTGCTGTGTGTGCAAAAAGCCAGGACCAAAGTTGGTGGTTGTTGCAGCAGAGAGAAGAACAGCAGTTTTTGTTgagaaaaatattcttatacCACCAGGAAACAGATGTTGTCCTGCTCATTTGCATGATGGGATGTTTACCAGTGATGCTGTCAAACAACTTCAAACAACTGAAAATTCTTTCGTGAATCGAACAACTATTACTGATCTTTTACAGCAGATGCGTTTATTGTGTCAGCGAAATgaaaaacagtgtttggacttCGATGATGCTAAAGCTCTGACAGACACAGACTACAAAAGTTTATTAGGGATCACCAAAGCAAACTTTCGAGAACTTTGTGACTCTGTGGAGGGTTTGATCAAGAACACACCCGCCAGAAGCCTAACTACTTCTGTTgccatttttttctgtaaaatgaaAACTGGACTCTCAAATGTTATTCTCTCAACTTTATTTCGAACATCCAAATCCAGTTTGAGGAGAGCAATATCTGCTGTCAGGAAGGCTTTGTTAATTAAGTTTGTACCAGAAAATCTTGGTTTTACCCACATCTCACGAGAAGAGATCATCAACAAACACACCCGACCACTTGCTCAGACTTTGTTTGGAAGTATTGAAAAAAACCAAGTTATCTTAGTTTTGGATGGAACATAcatctatgtaaacaaaagtaACAATTTTCACTTTCAGCGACGGTCATACAGCATCCATAAAGGGAGACCCCTCATAAAGCCAATGGTGGTGGTTACAACAACAGGGTATTTTGTGTCTATACTGGGCCCCTATTTAGCTGATAGAAGTAACAATGATGCATCCATCCTCAGTCACATTATCAACAGCAATGCTGAAAGTATCCGCTCCTGGCTTAATGAAGATGATGTATTCGTCGTGGACAGGGGCTTCAGAGATGCCCTGCCTTTGTTGGCTGATCTAGGGATACAGGCCGAAATGCCAACATTTTTGAAGGCTGGACAAAAGCAGATGTCAACTGAGGATGCCAATATGAGTCGGCTAGTGACAAAG GTGCGTTGGGTCGTTGAGTCATCAAATGCTCGTATCAAGAGATGGAGATATCTGGACCGTGTTTTGCCAACCAATCAGATCCCGAACATAGGAGATTATGTAAGGATCGTGTGTGCAGTGTCCAATAAATTCTCACCTCCATTGAGCTCCTGTACCAGCAAAGATGAGGATGATGCAGAAGCTGCTAAAATGCTTCATCTGTCCAAGCAG GTTAATCACTTGAAGACGTTTGTTGATGAGAATGGACTGCAGAGGAAAACTGCTGTATGGAAATCGGCCTCAGAAGTAGATTTGGAATCGTTTCCTAGACTTGACGATGAGGAACTCAGGAATCTTACCTGCGGAACATATCAACTGAAGTTATCGTCTAGTTATATGCAGGAGCATTTGGATGGTGAGAGTGACATTTACTTCCATGAAGAGGACAACACACTCCTCAGAGCAAAGATCCAGAGTAGACATATTTCGTCCAAGAAGTACCAACTTTGGATCCATTATAGTGAGAGTACAGTGGAATCTTGGTACTGCACATGTAGAGCAGGAGCAAGAGTTGTTGGGATGTGCTCCCACATTGCAGCAGTTATTTGGTACCTTAGCAGTGCAAGGTATGGTAGTGATAAATCATTGGGTGTGAGAGATTGGTGCAAACATGTCTTGGATGCAGCTGATATTCCAGCAAGTGTTGATGAGTCTGATAGTGATAGTGGTGAAAGTTTGCCTGAAGAATGA